One Gossypium raimondii isolate GPD5lz chromosome 3, ASM2569854v1, whole genome shotgun sequence genomic window carries:
- the LOC105794020 gene encoding uncharacterized protein LOC105794020 isoform X1, which translates to MDNQGQGKNRSSVEAKIMERRGWEKSIRGVGAMSNRSEIEVFSDAATEFHDGELGWSTDIVSQADKDLASAISFKDCEDFDILQSPRNSVDGSQNENPVPRSMPILPVGTPEHHDVGLSYSKDSEDKNGSASDVVSIETETLKGISEESRKVNASVSVAACSVGQATDANENEGSKFNENLSSALVLPSKHAGKISETESISETRLDETSDMSSKTSMSGNGEHETDGKGNPGISFEENLMDAGLKSENAEDLISETVLADKIVELEENSDNLALNMVIDDLSSKAESTNYKNVSTGTFELQTDAAHGTDSSIDVDSNEVNEKKEKEKESGYVLCSPDDIPVVDDAEIKLEGFKDHTRVNLPQLETLASKEIIVDKEDEVKDHVSQEKSDTFVSNPMDEEIAIEDSYKLSGNNEAIIEEVFVIGNADVIQIDKASDALVDADTTENEKDRVVQSLKEQQLLNVADELNKGSNVLSPLDADTTENEKDQEVLSLKEQQPVYVVDDLRRMGFQGSMLNDVPDVKPMVTDADVEAGKLNNVVGDENYVKNMRTSCESTDSSSLLHANPAFHLLEVEDTDDIGTRKTEKSDINEVESGDGSEEGYISTKMDSISESTSTHHQSAIVTEEVNETEGLQSDSVSNSEDYKKEPEISKGNKVHGECAAEDLMASAVDSSERNEFERTSVNQLKKELVHSGPVNDSHNRESGVAASQASAAILQGEVKNGSSKPQLNTTVGDFSIESNSRTDSLEGYWGSVSVLSTQSDNQAAMDTETLPSTGSQALSEAEKANTKKSKLASKEQHFNKSDEFEPPSFMTLVEGGGSDQKAAAVSEALTGGNPRAGWFPSLTHATNESQGRKKNEEIIRKVANWNANQHGPLKNLANSEPKPKSPNLNQNPSPNTNPTVLAPRDDGGKVSSMVGPETPMAEATNVEAEKEWKSPARYPSDRKREKRKVKGRPLWVQFVCCSSAN; encoded by the exons ATGGATAATCAAGGCCAGGGAAAGAATCGATCCtcag TTGAGGCGAAGATTATGGAAAGGCGTGGTTGGGAGAAAAGTATCAGAGGAGTCGGAGCAATGTCGAATAGATCTGAAATAGAAGTATTTTCGGATGCGGCAACGGAATTTCATGATGGCGAATTAGGTTGGAGTACGGATATTGTCAGCCAAGCCGACAAGGATCTTGCTTCCGCCATTTCTTTCAAAGATTGTGAAGATTTCG ATATCCTTCAATCACCACGGAATTCAGTTGATGGAAGCCAAAATGAAAATCCTGTTCCAAGAAGCATGCCTATTCTGCCAGTGGGCACACCCGAGCACCATGATGTTGGTTTGAGCTATAGTAAAGATTCCGAGGATAAAAACGGCTCTGCTAGTGATGTGGTCTCAATCGAAACGGAAACACTAAAGGGTATCTCTGAAGAGAGTAGGAAAGTCAATGCTAGTGTTAGTGTAGCAGCTTGCTCTGTTGGGCAAGCAACTGATGCCAATGAGAACGAAGGAAGCAAGTTCAACGAAAACCTATCGAGTGCCTTGGTTTTGCCTAGCAAACATGCTGGCAAAATATCTGAAACAGAATCTATCTCGGAAACGAGACTGGACGAAACTTCAGATATGTCTTCTAAGACATCCATGAGTGGAAACGGTGAGCATGAGACTGATGGAAAGGGAAACCCTGGAATtagttttgaagaaaatttaatGGATGCAGGTCTGAAATCCGAAAATGCTGAGGATTTAATTTCAGAGACTGTTTTGGCTGACAAAATTGTGGAATTAGAGGAAAATAGTGACAATTTGGCTCTCAACATGGTCATTGATGATCTTTCGTCCAAAGCTGAATCTACAAATTATAAGAATGTGTCTACGGGTACCTTTGAATTACAGACTGATGCAGCACACGGTACAGACTCTTCCATTGATGTCGATTCAAATGAGGTcaatgaaaaaaaggaaaaggaaaaagaaagtggTTATGTGCTCTGCAGTCCTGATGATATTCCTGTTGTAGATGATGCTGAAATCAAGCTTGAAGGTTTTAAAGATCATACGAGAGTGAATTTACCTCAATTGGAGACCTTAGCTTCTAAAGAAATAATTGTTGATAAGGAAGACGAAGTCAAAGACCATGTTTCACAGGAGAAGTCCGATACATTTGTGTCTAATCCAATGGATGAAGAAATCGCTATTGAAGATAGCTATAAACTTAGTGGAAATAATGAAGCTATCATTGAAGAAGTGTTCGTGATTGGGAATGCTGATGTGATTCAGATCGATAAAGCGTCCGATGCATTAGTTGATGCTGATACAACTGAGAATGAGAAGGATCGGGTAGTCCAGTCTCTCAAAGAACAGCAGCTGCTCAATGTTGCAGATGAGTTAAATAAAGGGTCCAATGTGTTGTCTCCTCTTGACGCTGATACAACTGAGAATGAGAAGGATCAGGAAGTCCTGTCTCTCAAAGAACAGCAACCGGTCTATGTTGTTGATGATTTGCGAAGGATGGGATTTCAAGGAAGCATGCTAAATGATGTACCTGATGTGAAACCTATGGTTACAGATGCTGATGTAGAGGCTGGAAAGTTAAACAATGTTGTTGGAGATGAAAATTATGTGAAAAACATGAGAACATCATGTGAATCTACGGATAGTTCTTCACTATTGCATGCTAATCCAGCATTTCATTTACTTGAAGTTGAGGACACTGATGATATTGGGACaagaaaaactgaaaaatcTGACATCAATGAAGTTGAAAGTGGAGATGGATCGGAGGAGGGATATATTTCTACAAAGATGGACTCTATATCCGAATCGACTAGCACTCATCACCAATCTGCTATTGTCACCGAGGAAGTGAATGAGACTGAAGGGCTGCAGTCAGATAGTGTTTCTAACAGTGAAGATTACAAAAAGGAACCTGAAATAAGTAAGGGTAACAAAGTACATGGAGAGTGTGCAGCCGAAGATCTTATGGCTTCTGCCGTAGACAGTAGTGAACGAAATGAGTTTGAGAGAACATCAGTCAACCAGTTGAAAAAAGAGTTGGTACATTCTGGTCCTGTCAATGATAGTCATAACAGAGAGTCCGGAGTGGCTGCTTCTCAGGCTAGTGCTGCAATTTTGCAAGGGGAAGTCAAAAATGGATCTTCTAAACCTCAACTCAATACAACTGTAGGCGATTTTTCGATTGAATCAAATAGTCGAACTGATAGTTTGGAAGGCTACTGGGGATCTGTTTCAG TTCTTTCAACCCAATCTGATAACCAGGCTGCCATGGACACTGAAACTTTACCATCAACTGGATCACAAGCACTTTCAGAAGCAGAGAAAGCCAACACAAAGAAGTCAAAACTGGCATCCAAAGaacaacatttcaataaatcCGACGAATTTGAGCCGCCGTCTTTCATGACATTGGTTGAAGGTGGAGGCAGTGACCAAAAAGCTGCTGCTGTTTCTGAAGCCCTAACAGGTGGAAACCCGAGAGCTGGCTGGTTTCCTTCACTTACTCATGCAACAAATGAGTCCcaaggaagaaaaaagaatgaagagaTCATACGGAAGGTGGCTAACTGGAATGCAAACCAGCACGGTCCTTTGAAGAACTTAGCCAATAGTGAACCCAAACCCAAGTCCCCTAACTTGAATCAGAACCCAAGCCCAAACACGAACCCCACTGTTTTGGCTCCCAGAGATGATGGAGGCAAAGTAAGCTCAATGGTGGGCCCTGAAACACCTATGGCTGAGGCAACCAATGTTGAAGCAGAGAAAGAATGGAAGTCTCCTGCAAGGTATCCATCTGatagaaagagagaaaagaggaaaGTTAAAGGTAGGCCATTGTGGGTACAGTTTGTATGTTGCTCATCTGCCAATTAG
- the LOC105794020 gene encoding uncharacterized protein LOC105794020 isoform X2 codes for MERRGWEKSIRGVGAMSNRSEIEVFSDAATEFHDGELGWSTDIVSQADKDLASAISFKDCEDFDILQSPRNSVDGSQNENPVPRSMPILPVGTPEHHDVGLSYSKDSEDKNGSASDVVSIETETLKGISEESRKVNASVSVAACSVGQATDANENEGSKFNENLSSALVLPSKHAGKISETESISETRLDETSDMSSKTSMSGNGEHETDGKGNPGISFEENLMDAGLKSENAEDLISETVLADKIVELEENSDNLALNMVIDDLSSKAESTNYKNVSTGTFELQTDAAHGTDSSIDVDSNEVNEKKEKEKESGYVLCSPDDIPVVDDAEIKLEGFKDHTRVNLPQLETLASKEIIVDKEDEVKDHVSQEKSDTFVSNPMDEEIAIEDSYKLSGNNEAIIEEVFVIGNADVIQIDKASDALVDADTTENEKDRVVQSLKEQQLLNVADELNKGSNVLSPLDADTTENEKDQEVLSLKEQQPVYVVDDLRRMGFQGSMLNDVPDVKPMVTDADVEAGKLNNVVGDENYVKNMRTSCESTDSSSLLHANPAFHLLEVEDTDDIGTRKTEKSDINEVESGDGSEEGYISTKMDSISESTSTHHQSAIVTEEVNETEGLQSDSVSNSEDYKKEPEISKGNKVHGECAAEDLMASAVDSSERNEFERTSVNQLKKELVHSGPVNDSHNRESGVAASQASAAILQGEVKNGSSKPQLNTTVGDFSIESNSRTDSLEGYWGSVSVLSTQSDNQAAMDTETLPSTGSQALSEAEKANTKKSKLASKEQHFNKSDEFEPPSFMTLVEGGGSDQKAAAVSEALTGGNPRAGWFPSLTHATNESQGRKKNEEIIRKVANWNANQHGPLKNLANSEPKPKSPNLNQNPSPNTNPTVLAPRDDGGKVSSMVGPETPMAEATNVEAEKEWKSPARYPSDRKREKRKVKGRPLWVQFVCCSSAN; via the exons ATGGAAAGGCGTGGTTGGGAGAAAAGTATCAGAGGAGTCGGAGCAATGTCGAATAGATCTGAAATAGAAGTATTTTCGGATGCGGCAACGGAATTTCATGATGGCGAATTAGGTTGGAGTACGGATATTGTCAGCCAAGCCGACAAGGATCTTGCTTCCGCCATTTCTTTCAAAGATTGTGAAGATTTCG ATATCCTTCAATCACCACGGAATTCAGTTGATGGAAGCCAAAATGAAAATCCTGTTCCAAGAAGCATGCCTATTCTGCCAGTGGGCACACCCGAGCACCATGATGTTGGTTTGAGCTATAGTAAAGATTCCGAGGATAAAAACGGCTCTGCTAGTGATGTGGTCTCAATCGAAACGGAAACACTAAAGGGTATCTCTGAAGAGAGTAGGAAAGTCAATGCTAGTGTTAGTGTAGCAGCTTGCTCTGTTGGGCAAGCAACTGATGCCAATGAGAACGAAGGAAGCAAGTTCAACGAAAACCTATCGAGTGCCTTGGTTTTGCCTAGCAAACATGCTGGCAAAATATCTGAAACAGAATCTATCTCGGAAACGAGACTGGACGAAACTTCAGATATGTCTTCTAAGACATCCATGAGTGGAAACGGTGAGCATGAGACTGATGGAAAGGGAAACCCTGGAATtagttttgaagaaaatttaatGGATGCAGGTCTGAAATCCGAAAATGCTGAGGATTTAATTTCAGAGACTGTTTTGGCTGACAAAATTGTGGAATTAGAGGAAAATAGTGACAATTTGGCTCTCAACATGGTCATTGATGATCTTTCGTCCAAAGCTGAATCTACAAATTATAAGAATGTGTCTACGGGTACCTTTGAATTACAGACTGATGCAGCACACGGTACAGACTCTTCCATTGATGTCGATTCAAATGAGGTcaatgaaaaaaaggaaaaggaaaaagaaagtggTTATGTGCTCTGCAGTCCTGATGATATTCCTGTTGTAGATGATGCTGAAATCAAGCTTGAAGGTTTTAAAGATCATACGAGAGTGAATTTACCTCAATTGGAGACCTTAGCTTCTAAAGAAATAATTGTTGATAAGGAAGACGAAGTCAAAGACCATGTTTCACAGGAGAAGTCCGATACATTTGTGTCTAATCCAATGGATGAAGAAATCGCTATTGAAGATAGCTATAAACTTAGTGGAAATAATGAAGCTATCATTGAAGAAGTGTTCGTGATTGGGAATGCTGATGTGATTCAGATCGATAAAGCGTCCGATGCATTAGTTGATGCTGATACAACTGAGAATGAGAAGGATCGGGTAGTCCAGTCTCTCAAAGAACAGCAGCTGCTCAATGTTGCAGATGAGTTAAATAAAGGGTCCAATGTGTTGTCTCCTCTTGACGCTGATACAACTGAGAATGAGAAGGATCAGGAAGTCCTGTCTCTCAAAGAACAGCAACCGGTCTATGTTGTTGATGATTTGCGAAGGATGGGATTTCAAGGAAGCATGCTAAATGATGTACCTGATGTGAAACCTATGGTTACAGATGCTGATGTAGAGGCTGGAAAGTTAAACAATGTTGTTGGAGATGAAAATTATGTGAAAAACATGAGAACATCATGTGAATCTACGGATAGTTCTTCACTATTGCATGCTAATCCAGCATTTCATTTACTTGAAGTTGAGGACACTGATGATATTGGGACaagaaaaactgaaaaatcTGACATCAATGAAGTTGAAAGTGGAGATGGATCGGAGGAGGGATATATTTCTACAAAGATGGACTCTATATCCGAATCGACTAGCACTCATCACCAATCTGCTATTGTCACCGAGGAAGTGAATGAGACTGAAGGGCTGCAGTCAGATAGTGTTTCTAACAGTGAAGATTACAAAAAGGAACCTGAAATAAGTAAGGGTAACAAAGTACATGGAGAGTGTGCAGCCGAAGATCTTATGGCTTCTGCCGTAGACAGTAGTGAACGAAATGAGTTTGAGAGAACATCAGTCAACCAGTTGAAAAAAGAGTTGGTACATTCTGGTCCTGTCAATGATAGTCATAACAGAGAGTCCGGAGTGGCTGCTTCTCAGGCTAGTGCTGCAATTTTGCAAGGGGAAGTCAAAAATGGATCTTCTAAACCTCAACTCAATACAACTGTAGGCGATTTTTCGATTGAATCAAATAGTCGAACTGATAGTTTGGAAGGCTACTGGGGATCTGTTTCAG TTCTTTCAACCCAATCTGATAACCAGGCTGCCATGGACACTGAAACTTTACCATCAACTGGATCACAAGCACTTTCAGAAGCAGAGAAAGCCAACACAAAGAAGTCAAAACTGGCATCCAAAGaacaacatttcaataaatcCGACGAATTTGAGCCGCCGTCTTTCATGACATTGGTTGAAGGTGGAGGCAGTGACCAAAAAGCTGCTGCTGTTTCTGAAGCCCTAACAGGTGGAAACCCGAGAGCTGGCTGGTTTCCTTCACTTACTCATGCAACAAATGAGTCCcaaggaagaaaaaagaatgaagagaTCATACGGAAGGTGGCTAACTGGAATGCAAACCAGCACGGTCCTTTGAAGAACTTAGCCAATAGTGAACCCAAACCCAAGTCCCCTAACTTGAATCAGAACCCAAGCCCAAACACGAACCCCACTGTTTTGGCTCCCAGAGATGATGGAGGCAAAGTAAGCTCAATGGTGGGCCCTGAAACACCTATGGCTGAGGCAACCAATGTTGAAGCAGAGAAAGAATGGAAGTCTCCTGCAAGGTATCCATCTGatagaaagagagaaaagaggaaaGTTAAAGGTAGGCCATTGTGGGTACAGTTTGTATGTTGCTCATCTGCCAATTAG